In Amycolatopsis endophytica, the following are encoded in one genomic region:
- a CDS encoding SRPBCC family protein, producing the protein MVVVSRQVPVPPERVFTVLADGWTYASWVVGAAHIRQVDSHWPRTGSRIHHSVGPWPVNVRDVTCVLAVEENELLELEARLWPVGAAKITLTLTADHGGGTEISMGEKLIRGPLSVLPNAVQAAMLAPRNTEALKRLADIAVHRD; encoded by the coding sequence ATGGTCGTGGTGAGTCGTCAGGTCCCCGTCCCGCCCGAGCGGGTGTTCACCGTGCTGGCCGACGGCTGGACCTACGCGAGCTGGGTGGTCGGCGCCGCGCACATCAGGCAGGTGGACAGCCACTGGCCCCGGACCGGTTCGCGGATCCATCACAGCGTCGGCCCGTGGCCGGTCAACGTCCGCGACGTGACGTGCGTGCTGGCGGTCGAGGAGAACGAGCTGCTCGAACTGGAGGCCCGCCTGTGGCCGGTCGGCGCCGCGAAGATCACCCTCACCCTGACCGCCGATCACGGGGGCGGCACGGAGATCTCCATGGGCGAGAAGCTGATCCGGGGGCCGTTGAGCGTGCTGCCGAACGCGGTGCAGGCCGCGATGCTGGCCCCACGTAACACCGAAGCGCTCAAGCGCCTGGCGGACATCGCCGTACACCGCGATTAG
- a CDS encoding STAS domain-containing protein, whose product MTTELRVTRRLIDGAIVVSAVGDVDLTSAPDLEAEVQSACADAQPPGPVVVDLSGVSFLGSIGLSLLVSAQQKCQENSLELRVVATSRAVLRPLEVTRLDEQLRITGSLDEAVAPPATEAS is encoded by the coding sequence GTGACCACCGAGTTGCGTGTCACGCGACGCCTCATCGACGGAGCCATCGTGGTCTCGGCGGTCGGTGACGTCGATCTGACCAGTGCGCCGGACCTGGAGGCCGAGGTGCAGTCCGCCTGTGCCGACGCCCAGCCACCCGGCCCCGTGGTGGTCGACCTGTCGGGGGTGTCGTTCCTGGGGAGCATCGGGCTGAGCCTGCTGGTGAGCGCGCAGCAGAAGTGCCAGGAAAACTCGCTGGAGCTGCGGGTGGTGGCCACCAGCCGTGCCGTGCTGCGCCCGCTGGAGGTCACCCGGCTCGACGAGCAGTTGCGGATCACGGGTTCCCTGGACGAGGCCGTGGCCCCGCCCGCGACCGAAGCGAGCTGA
- a CDS encoding ATP-binding protein — MRTDGAHRPTQHHTEPFPWRRAVTRLPEDAPAAGQAREFATSALQVWKIPDDTRDDIVLAASELVTNAVEHGRGEVTVVLRQCEDRLTLRVWDSDAQVPVPRPAEQDPVRGNGLVIVEALSEAWGYETGADGKWVWAEFAVPG; from the coding sequence GTGAGGACCGACGGTGCCCATCGCCCGACTCAGCACCATACCGAGCCGTTCCCGTGGCGGCGCGCCGTGACGCGGTTGCCGGAGGACGCACCGGCGGCCGGGCAGGCCAGGGAGTTCGCCACCTCGGCGCTCCAGGTGTGGAAGATCCCGGACGACACCCGCGACGACATCGTGCTGGCGGCCTCCGAGCTGGTCACCAACGCGGTCGAGCACGGCCGCGGCGAGGTCACCGTGGTGCTGCGGCAGTGCGAGGACCGGCTGACGCTGCGGGTGTGGGACTCCGACGCGCAGGTCCCGGTGCCCCGCCCCGCCGAGCAGGACCCGGTGCGCGGCAACGGCCTGGTGATCGTCGAGGCGCTCAGCGAGGCGTGGGGATACGAGACCGGCGCGGACGGCAAGTGGGTGTGGGCGGAGTTCG